The genomic segment GCATAGCTCCACATACGTTCGCCCACATACATATGGCTGACCGTAAGCGATAACTGGCGCCAAGCAGCGATGGCAGTGATGGTGTGCGACAGGCGGGGTGAATAGCAGATAGGCTTGTCGTAGGTATCTTCATCATTAGGATCGGTGCGATTCACATCACGCTGCCAGGTCAGTGTGCCCAACAACGACAATTGCCAATCACGAAGTTGATAGCGACCAGAGGCGGTGGCATTGAGTCCTTGACAGAAAGTATAGCCATAGTTCATCATTGTCCAGGTATAGGTGCCTTTCAGGGGCAGACAAACGATACGGTTCTCTATCTTGTTCTGATAGGCATCGGCCTGAACATTCAATGCCCATTGCCTGTTATTCCAATGGTATTCCATCCCGATGTTCCACTGTTTCGTGTATTCTGGCTGCAAGTCGCGGTTACCCACCTGCGTATAATAAAGGTCGTTGAGTGTGGGAGCACGGAAAATCTTCTTGTACCAAGCACGAAGGGTTAATTCACTCTGTGAACTGCTTGGATTGAAGGTATAGGCCAGTGACACAGCTGGCGTCCAGCGATCCAAAGGGTCGGCAGCACCTGCATGCACATTGGTGAAGTCGTGCAGATGTTGATGAAGCATCGATACGGCAGCCTGAACACCTTTGAGATTCATCTGCGCAGCCACCACCTCTTTTTGATCCAAACGGAACACACTACTGAAGCGTTTCAAGTCGGCCCACAATTTACTATAACGCACATCATAACTCGTGGATAACGAGAGCCAGGTCCAAGGCATATAGCCATAGCACAGAGCGCCATAGCCATCCTCCTGTCGATAGTGGTTATCCACGCGGGCAGTGTTTTGATTCTCAGGATAGTCAGTGCAATAGCGCAGATACTCGTTGGTATATTTGGCATTGGCCTTCACACGATGATGGTCCAAGAACTCCTGCTGATAACTGGCTTGCACAAAGAAGTCTCTGTCCCACTCACGACCCACATTGATATACTTGTCACTCAGTCGGCGCACGATGCCTCCAGGACAACCACGTTCTGAGTCATAATAATAAA from the Prevotella sp. E15-22 genome contains:
- a CDS encoding TonB-dependent receptor — encoded protein: MTKRCALLLLCILASFVVAHSQQPASLDSLQEISEVEVYGKRPLATAQTLRGADLQALSTTSVADALKYFSGVQIKDYGGLGGLKTINVRSMGAQHVGVYVDGICITNAQNGTVDLGKFSLSSMESVSLYNANKLDNCQSASEYASGATVYLRTRRPISDSLSVQLRRASFSTYMVKANAQFAWRGWSGFLDGEWCDSEGDYPFRYHSEYEDTVGRRANSDIRYGRVEGALFKGGFSSHLYYYDSERGCPGGIVRRLSDKYINVGREWDRDFFVQASYQQEFLDHHRVKANAKYTNEYLRYCTDYPENQNTARVDNHYRQEDGYGALCYGYMPWTWLSLSTSYDVRYSKLWADLKRFSSVFRLDQKEVVAAQMNLKGVQAAVSMLHQHLHDFTNVHAGAADPLDRWTPAVSLAYTFNPSSSQSELTLRAWYKKIFRAPTLNDLYYTQVGNRDLQPEYTKQWNIGMEYHWNNRQWALNVQADAYQNKIENRIVCLPLKGTYTWTMMNYGYTFCQGLNATASGRYQLRDWQLSLLGTLTWQRDVNRTDPNDEDTYDKPICYSPRLSHTITAIAAWRQLSLTVSHMYVGERMWSYADPEDILKPYHNIDAKLSYSTTIGKTSVGACLEIIDLLDEQYEHIPRYPMPGRNYKLTLTFGI